The DNA window TTCGGCAAGGTCGCCTGATCCACGGCAAAGCCGTGGTTCATCGAGGTGATCTCCACCTTGCCGGTAGTCTCGTCCTTGACCGGATGATTGGCGCCGTGATGGCCCTGATGCATCTTTTTGGTCTTGGCGCCGACGGCGAGGCCCAGCATCTGGTGGCCGAGGCAAATACCAAAGGTTGGCGTACCCGAATCGATCACCTTGCGGATCACCGGCACCGCGTATTTGCCGGTCTCGGCGGGATCACCGGGGCCGTTGGACAGGAACACGCCGTCCGGCTTCATCGCCAGGATATCTTCGGCCGAGGTGGTCGCCGGCACCACGGTAATCTTGCAGCCTTCGCCTGAGAGCAACCGCAGGATGTTGCGCTTGATGCCGTAGTCAATGGCGACGACGTTGAATTCAGGCTCGGTCTGACGGCCGAAACCTTTTTCCCACGCCCACGGCGTTTCGTCCCAGGTGAAGCGCTGGCCTGATGTCACCATCGGCACCAGGTCCATGCCCTCGAGGCCGGGCCATTCGCGGGCTTCTTCCTTCAAGCCGTGCAGATCGAATTGACCGTCCTTGGCGTGCGCGATCACGGCATTGGGCATGCCCTTGCTGCGGATCAGCGCGGTCAGCGCGCGGGTATCGATGCCGGAAAGGCCGATGATGCCGCGCGCCTTCAGCCACAGGTCGAGATGCCGCGTGGCGCGGTAATTCGAGGGATCGGTGATGGCGCTGCGCAGGATCACGCCGCGCGCGCCCGGCGTTGCCGCCATGTTCACCGTCTCGATATCTTCGTCGTTGGTGCCGACGTTACCGATATGCGGGAAGGTGAAGGTGATGAGCTGGCCGGCATAGGAGGGATCGGTGAGGATCTCCTCATACCCGGTCATCGCGGTGTTGAAGCAGACCTCGCCGACGGCGTGGCCTTCCGCGCCGAGGCCGAAGCCTTCCAGCACGGTGCCATCGGCCAGCACAAGGAGCGCGGTCGGCTTGTGGTCCGGCCAAGCGGCGTCGTTTCCAGATGTTGTCATGAGCGCATTACATAATCGTCGCATGCGCGCGCGTCAAAGCCTTAAAGCCGCCGATTCACACGCCAAATGCGCATATTTGACAGGCGGGAAGAGGTTTTTAATCTGCGGTTCCCGCAATCAGCCGATTTTCACCCATTCTCCCAATTAAGGAAGCCGAGCATGGACCATGCGATGCCGATTTTGCTCGTTCCGGGCCTGACCTGTTCGGCGCGAATCTACGCGCCGGTGATGCCGCTGCTGTGGCGGTTCGGGCCGGTGACGGTCGCTAACCATATCCGCGACGACACTATGGGCGCGATTGCGCGGCGGATTTTGGCCGAAGCGCCGCCGCGCTTTGCGTTGGCCGGGCACTCGATGGGCGGTTACATCGCGTTCGAGATCATGCGGCAGGCGCCGGAGCGGGTGGCGAAGCTGGCGCTGATCAACACCCAGGCGCGGCCGGACGCCAGTGAAGCCAGCGCCAGGCGCCGCGCGCTGATGGCGCGTGCCCGCGATGGCGGCCTGCACGACATCGTCGACGAAATGCTCCCGCTCCTGGTGCATCCCGCGCGCGTCCATGAACCGGCCTTGCGAACGCTCTTCCACGACATGGCCGATGATGTCGGGGTGGCGGGCTTCATCAATCATCAGACCGCGATCATGGCGCGGGCGGATTCGCAGCCGACCATGGCGGCGATCAAATGTCCGACCCTGGTGCTGACGGGCGATCAGGACATGCTGATCCCCAATAGCCTGTCGAAGGAAATGGCCGAGGGTATCGAAGGCGCGAAGCTGGTCATCCTGCCCGATTGCGGCCATTGCCCGCAGCCCGAGAAGCCGGAGGTGACGACCGAGGTCCTGGTCGAATGGCTAGGAAACCAGAACTAATGTTGTTTCGATGGCGCGAACGGCCTAGATCAGGTGTTTGAAGCGGTTTGAGGACTGCACAGAGGACAGAAAAATGCTGCGCGACGACATCAACAATGCGGTCAAGGAAGCGATGAAGGCAAAGGCGGAGCGCAAGCTTTCCACGCTGCGCATGGTCAATTCGACCATCAAGAATGCCGACATCGATGCACGCGGCCAGGGCAAGCCGCCGCTCAGCGACGGCGACCTCCTGGGCGTGCTGCAGAAGATGATCAAGCAGCGCCAGGAATCCGTCGAGCTCTATGACAAGGGCGGCCGCGCCGAACTGGCCGCGCAGGAGCGCGAGGAGATCGCGATCATTTCAGCCTATCTGCCGAAGCAGATGTCGGAGGCCGACGTGCAGGCGGCGATATCGGCTGTCATCGCCGAGACCAACGCCGCCGGCATCAAGGACATGGGCAAGGTGATCGGTGCGCTGAAGGCGAAATATGCCGGGCAAATGGATTTCGGCAAGGCCAGCGGCTTGGTGAAGGCCGCACTGGCGGGGTGAGTTTTGTGGTTCTTCCCTCTCCCCTTGTGGGAGAGGGGGCCGAGCGAGGCGGGTGAGGGGTAAGGTCCATCCGTATCGCGCGAACCCCTCACCCGCCTCAATCCCGCTTCGCGCGATTGCGCCACCCTCTCCCAGGGGGGAGAGGATTTGTACCGTGACGGCGATGCGCTAATCTCACGACATGCTCACCGAAGCTGCAACCTACGACGAACTCTATCGCGGCTTTCGCTGGGATATTCCGGCGCGCTTCAACATCGCAACTGCGTGCTGCGACTGTCACGCCGATGGTTCCAACCGGCTGGCGCTGATCTATGTCGATGAAGACGGCGCTGCGACCCGCACGTCGTTCGATGAGGTCAGTGACTTTTCCCGCCGCTTTGCCAATGTGCTGAAAGCCGATGGTCTTGCGCGCGGCGACCGCGTCGCGGTGTTTCTGTCGCAATCGCTGGAGTTGCCGATCGCGCACATGGCGGCGTTCCGTTCCGGCCTGGTGTCGATTCCGCTGTTTGCCCTGTTCGGCGAGGACGCGCTGGAGTTTCGGCTGTCGAATTCCGGCGCCAGGGCCATCGTCACCGATGAGAGCGGCTGGGAGAAGCTGGCAAAAATCCGCGACCGGCTTCCGGATCTCAGGAATATCTATGTCATCGGCGAGCGTGTGCCCACCGGCACCAAGCCGTTCTGGTCCTCGCTCAAGGCGGCGTCGGCGGAATTTGCCACGGTCGATACGTCGGCCGAGGATCCGGCGCTGATCATCTACACCTCGGGCACGACCGGTAACCCGAAGGGCGCGCTGCACGCGCATCGCGTGGTGCTCGGCCATCTGCCCAATGTCGAGATGTGCCACGATTTCCTGCCCAAGCCCGGCGATCTGATGTGGACGCCGGCGGACTGGGCCTGGATCGGCGGCCTCATCAACGCGCTTCTTGCGGCCTGGTAT is part of the Bradyrhizobium canariense genome and encodes:
- the carA gene encoding glutamine-hydrolyzing carbamoyl-phosphate synthase small subunit, whose product is MTTSGNDAAWPDHKPTALLVLADGTVLEGFGLGAEGHAVGEVCFNTAMTGYEEILTDPSYAGQLITFTFPHIGNVGTNDEDIETVNMAATPGARGVILRSAITDPSNYRATRHLDLWLKARGIIGLSGIDTRALTALIRSKGMPNAVIAHAKDGQFDLHGLKEEAREWPGLEGMDLVPMVTSGQRFTWDETPWAWEKGFGRQTEPEFNVVAIDYGIKRNILRLLSGEGCKITVVPATTSAEDILAMKPDGVFLSNGPGDPAETGKYAVPVIRKVIDSGTPTFGICLGHQMLGLAVGAKTKKMHQGHHGANHPVKDETTGKVEITSMNHGFAVDQATLPKGATQTHISLFDGSNCGIQLDGKPVFSVQYHPEASPGPRDSHYLFKRFAELMRAKKSA
- a CDS encoding alpha/beta fold hydrolase, producing MDHAMPILLVPGLTCSARIYAPVMPLLWRFGPVTVANHIRDDTMGAIARRILAEAPPRFALAGHSMGGYIAFEIMRQAPERVAKLALINTQARPDASEASARRRALMARARDGGLHDIVDEMLPLLVHPARVHEPALRTLFHDMADDVGVAGFINHQTAIMARADSQPTMAAIKCPTLVLTGDQDMLIPNSLSKEMAEGIEGAKLVILPDCGHCPQPEKPEVTTEVLVEWLGNQN
- a CDS encoding GatB/YqeY domain-containing protein, translated to MLRDDINNAVKEAMKAKAERKLSTLRMVNSTIKNADIDARGQGKPPLSDGDLLGVLQKMIKQRQESVELYDKGGRAELAAQEREEIAIISAYLPKQMSEADVQAAISAVIAETNAAGIKDMGKVIGALKAKYAGQMDFGKASGLVKAALAG